One Streptomyces sp. SAI-135 DNA segment encodes these proteins:
- a CDS encoding NAD-dependent malic enzyme, translated as MAPHSPAQVRGAALLADPLLNKGTAFSSEERAELGLDGLLPPATETLEEQTGRAYAAFLGYDKTLNRHIYLRQLQDTNEVLFHALLTRHLEEMLPVVYTPTVGEACRRFSEIYRRPRGLFLTYEDRHRFREILRNRPGGEVDVIVVTDGQRILGLGDQGVGGMGIPIGKLSLYTAIGGIHPARTLPILLDVGTDNEQLLANEHYLGRRQHRVTGEAYDEMIEAFVSAVEAELPGTLLQWEDFATAHARPILGRYQDRLLTFNDDIQGTAAVALGALTTATKVAGAALTDHRIVVLGAGSAAVGVADMIRTALVEEGLSAQEAADRFWFVDIDGLLTDSRTDLTPEQRVYARDDEDVRQWGGPDAPDLARVVGEVRPTVLIGLSTAHGAFTEEIVRTMADSCDRPVILPLSNPTSNAEADPADLARWTDGRALIAAGSPFPPLTVDGREVPVAQANNVYVFPAVGLAVTAARARRVTDRMMVAAARAVGECAVRAGTDGATPLLPPLASMRDAAREIALAVAQAAVEDGVAPEATEADLREAITRTQWTPRYTS; from the coding sequence ATGGCACCACACAGCCCCGCCCAGGTCCGCGGAGCGGCCCTGCTGGCCGACCCCCTCCTCAACAAGGGCACCGCCTTCAGCTCCGAGGAGCGCGCCGAACTCGGCCTGGACGGGCTGCTGCCACCGGCGACGGAGACGCTGGAGGAACAGACGGGCCGGGCGTACGCGGCGTTCCTCGGATACGACAAGACGCTCAACCGGCACATCTACCTGCGCCAGCTCCAGGACACCAACGAGGTGCTCTTCCACGCTCTGCTCACCCGGCATCTGGAGGAGATGCTGCCGGTCGTCTACACCCCCACGGTCGGCGAGGCCTGCCGCAGGTTCAGCGAGATCTACCGCAGGCCGCGGGGGCTGTTCCTGACCTACGAGGACCGGCACCGCTTCCGGGAGATCCTGCGCAACCGGCCGGGCGGCGAGGTCGACGTCATCGTCGTCACCGACGGCCAGCGCATCCTGGGCCTCGGTGACCAGGGCGTGGGAGGCATGGGCATCCCGATCGGAAAGCTCAGCCTCTACACCGCGATCGGCGGCATCCACCCGGCGCGCACCCTGCCGATCCTTCTCGACGTCGGCACCGACAACGAGCAGCTCCTGGCGAACGAGCACTATCTGGGCCGCAGGCAGCACCGCGTCACCGGGGAGGCCTACGACGAGATGATCGAGGCGTTCGTCTCCGCCGTGGAGGCCGAACTCCCCGGCACGCTGCTCCAGTGGGAGGATTTCGCGACCGCCCACGCCCGCCCGATCCTCGGCCGCTACCAGGACCGGCTCCTCACCTTCAACGACGACATCCAGGGCACCGCGGCCGTGGCGCTCGGCGCGCTGACCACCGCCACGAAGGTCGCCGGGGCGGCCCTGACCGACCACCGGATCGTGGTCCTGGGCGCGGGCTCGGCGGCGGTCGGCGTCGCCGACATGATCCGCACCGCACTCGTGGAGGAGGGGCTCTCGGCGCAGGAGGCGGCCGACCGGTTCTGGTTCGTCGACATCGACGGCCTGCTGACGGACTCCCGCACCGACCTCACCCCCGAGCAGCGGGTCTACGCCCGCGACGACGAGGACGTACGGCAGTGGGGCGGCCCGGACGCGCCCGACCTCGCCCGGGTGGTCGGCGAGGTGCGGCCGACGGTGCTGATCGGGCTGTCCACGGCACACGGCGCGTTCACCGAGGAGATCGTGCGGACCATGGCCGACTCCTGCGACCGGCCGGTGATCCTGCCGCTGTCCAACCCCACGTCCAATGCCGAGGCCGATCCCGCCGACCTCGCGCGCTGGACCGACGGCAGGGCCCTGATCGCCGCCGGGTCGCCGTTCCCGCCGCTGACGGTGGACGGCCGCGAGGTGCCGGTCGCGCAGGCCAACAACGTCTACGTCTTCCCCGCCGTCGGTCTGGCCGTGACCGCCGCCCGGGCCAGGCGGGTGACCGACCGCATGATGGTGGCCGCGGCCCGCGCCGTGGGGGAGTGCGCGGTACGGGCGGGCACCGACGGAGCCACCCCGCTGCTGCCCCCGCTGGCGAGCATGCGGGACGCGGCCCGCGAGATCGCGCTCGCGGTGGCACAGGCGGCCGTCGAGGACGGCGTCGCCCCCGAGGCGACGGAGGCCGACCTCCGCGAGGCGATCACGAGGACCCAGTGGACACCGCGGTACACGTCCTGA
- a CDS encoding aldo/keto reductase has product MRRNRLGRTEVHVTELGFGGGPLGGLFAPLDDETAAAALQAAWDGGIRYFDTSPHYGIGHSERRTGDLLRGRPREEFTLSTKVGRLLVPQDSAGRMDESFAVPATHRRVWDFTRDGVLRSVADSLERMGVDRVDVLFLHDAEERFEDALRDGYPALAELRAQGVVGAIGAGMYDPGRLTRLVREADVDVVMLSGRYTLLDHSALDELLPACMDRGVSVLAASVFNSGLLATARPTEGATFDYAPAAPRLLDRAHRIADVCEAHGVTLPELAMAFPLRHPAVAGIVVGMRTAEEVRRNMAAFGAEIPAGLWDDLRGEGLLDERAPVT; this is encoded by the coding sequence ATGCGGCGAAACCGGCTCGGCAGGACCGAAGTGCACGTCACGGAGCTGGGCTTCGGGGGCGGTCCGCTCGGCGGGCTCTTCGCACCACTGGACGACGAGACGGCCGCGGCCGCCCTGCAGGCGGCCTGGGACGGCGGGATCCGCTACTTCGACACCTCCCCGCACTACGGCATCGGCCACTCCGAGCGCCGCACCGGCGACCTGCTCCGGGGCAGGCCGCGCGAGGAGTTCACCCTGTCGACCAAGGTCGGCCGGCTGCTGGTCCCGCAGGACTCGGCGGGCCGCATGGACGAGAGCTTCGCCGTGCCGGCCACCCACCGCAGGGTGTGGGACTTCACGCGGGACGGCGTGCTGCGCAGCGTGGCGGACTCGCTGGAGCGGATGGGCGTGGACCGTGTCGACGTGCTGTTCCTGCACGACGCGGAGGAGCGCTTCGAGGACGCCCTGCGCGACGGCTACCCGGCCCTGGCCGAACTGCGCGCCCAGGGCGTGGTGGGGGCCATCGGCGCCGGGATGTACGACCCGGGCAGACTGACCCGGCTGGTCAGGGAGGCGGACGTCGACGTGGTGATGCTGTCCGGCCGCTACACGCTCCTGGACCACAGCGCGCTGGACGAACTCCTGCCCGCCTGCATGGACCGCGGTGTCTCGGTCCTCGCCGCGTCGGTCTTCAACTCCGGCCTTCTGGCCACGGCCCGTCCGACGGAGGGTGCCACCTTCGACTACGCACCCGCCGCACCGCGGTTGCTGGACCGCGCGCACCGCATCGCCGACGTCTGCGAGGCCCACGGCGTGACCCTCCCCGAACTGGCGATGGCGTTCCCGCTCCGGCACCCGGCGGTCGCGGGCATCGTCGTCGGCATGCGCACGGCGGAGGAGGTGCGTCGCAACATGGCGGCGTTCGGTGCGGAGATCCCGGCCGGGCTGTGGGACGACCTGCGCGGCGAGGGTCTCCTGGACGAGCGGGCGCCTGTGACGTAG
- a CDS encoding GH1 family beta-glucosidase, translating to MSTAQSLSFPAHFLLGAATAAYQIEGAADEDGRGPSIWDTYSHTPGKTWNGDTGDVAADHYHRLDEDLDLMASLGLKAYRFSLAWPRIQPTGRGPVNPKGLDFYSRLVDGLLQRDIAPVATLYHWDLPQALEDEGGWTSRETAFAFADYARIAGEALGDRVAIWTTLNEPWCSAYLGYGSGAHAPGRTDGAAALTAVHHLNLAHGLALQQLREVTSNDPQYSVTLNFHVLRGEGEGAEEAVRRIDALANRAFTEPLLRGHYPQDLVEDTAGITDWSFVEDGDLARIHQPLDLLGVNYYATTRVRLWDGATARQNNDGHKDMGGSPWPGSPQVEFVAQEGPHTAMGWNIDPDGLEELLLDLHARFPDQPLVITENGAAFEDHVTTSPDGSHAVHDPERVDYLRRHFLAAHRALAAGVDLRGYFVWSLMDNFEWGYGYSKRFGIVHVDYDTQRRTLKDSALWYRELATTGSIPPPAVPE from the coding sequence ATGTCGACAGCCCAGTCCCTGTCCTTCCCCGCGCACTTCCTCCTCGGCGCCGCGACCGCGGCCTACCAGATCGAGGGCGCCGCCGACGAGGACGGGCGCGGCCCCTCCATCTGGGACACCTACTCCCACACGCCGGGCAAGACGTGGAACGGCGACACCGGTGACGTGGCCGCCGACCACTACCACCGCCTCGACGAGGACCTCGACCTCATGGCCTCCCTGGGCCTGAAGGCCTACCGGTTCTCCCTTGCCTGGCCGCGCATCCAGCCCACCGGCCGGGGCCCGGTCAACCCGAAGGGGCTGGACTTCTACAGCCGCCTGGTCGACGGCCTGCTCCAGCGGGACATCGCCCCGGTGGCGACCCTCTACCACTGGGACCTGCCGCAGGCCCTCGAGGACGAGGGCGGCTGGACGAGCCGCGAGACCGCCTTCGCCTTCGCCGACTACGCCCGTATCGCCGGTGAGGCCCTCGGCGACCGGGTCGCGATCTGGACCACGCTGAACGAGCCCTGGTGCTCCGCCTATCTCGGCTACGGCTCCGGAGCCCACGCCCCCGGCCGCACCGACGGGGCCGCGGCGCTGACCGCGGTCCACCACCTGAACCTCGCCCACGGGCTGGCCCTCCAGCAGCTCCGGGAGGTCACCAGCAACGACCCGCAGTACTCGGTCACCCTCAACTTCCACGTCCTGCGCGGTGAGGGGGAGGGCGCCGAGGAGGCCGTACGGCGGATCGACGCGCTGGCCAACCGCGCCTTCACCGAGCCGCTGCTGCGCGGCCACTACCCGCAGGATCTCGTCGAGGACACCGCGGGCATCACGGACTGGTCGTTCGTCGAGGACGGCGACCTCGCCCGGATCCACCAGCCCCTGGACCTGCTCGGTGTCAACTACTACGCCACCACCAGGGTCCGGCTGTGGGACGGCGCCACGGCACGGCAGAACAACGACGGGCACAAGGACATGGGCGGCTCGCCCTGGCCCGGCTCGCCCCAGGTCGAGTTCGTCGCACAGGAGGGCCCGCACACCGCCATGGGCTGGAACATCGACCCCGACGGCCTCGAAGAGCTCCTCCTGGACCTCCACGCCCGCTTCCCGGACCAGCCGTTGGTGATCACCGAGAACGGCGCGGCCTTCGAGGACCACGTCACCACCAGCCCCGACGGCAGTCACGCCGTCCACGACCCGGAGCGCGTCGACTACCTCCGCCGGCACTTCCTCGCCGCCCACCGGGCACTCGCCGCCGGTGTCGATCTGCGCGGGTACTTCGTGTGGTCGCTGATGGACAACTTCGAGTGGGGTTACGGCTATTCGAAGCGCTTCGGCATCGTCCACGTCGACTACGACACCCAGCGCCGCACCCTGAAGGACAGCGCCCTGTGGTACCGGGAACTGGCCACGACGGGCAGCATCCCGCCGCCGGCGGTACCGGAGTAG
- a CDS encoding MarR family winged helix-turn-helix transcriptional regulator: MADTVRWLTPEEQRAWRGFVRLHERIGGRLGRRLQSESRVSPADFAVLVHLTDTPEGRQRYQDLARALEWEKSRMSHHIARMAGRGLVVREECAEDARGAFVVVTDAGRAAIEAAAPRHVEAVRELFLDHVTPAELRVLAQISERVLGRLDEDPA; encoded by the coding sequence ATGGCTGACACAGTGCGATGGCTGACGCCCGAGGAGCAGCGCGCCTGGCGGGGTTTCGTCCGGCTGCACGAGCGGATCGGCGGACGTCTCGGACGCAGGCTGCAGTCCGAGTCCAGGGTGTCGCCCGCCGACTTCGCCGTGCTGGTCCATCTGACGGACACCCCGGAGGGGCGGCAGCGCTACCAGGACCTGGCCCGGGCCCTGGAGTGGGAGAAGAGCCGGATGTCCCACCACATCGCCAGGATGGCGGGGCGGGGCCTGGTGGTCCGGGAGGAGTGCGCCGAGGACGCGCGCGGCGCGTTCGTGGTCGTCACGGACGCCGGCCGGGCGGCCATCGAGGCGGCGGCCCCGCGTCATGTCGAGGCCGTGCGTGAACTGTTCCTCGACCACGTCACGCCGGCCGAACTGCGGGTCCTGGCCCAGATCTCCGAGCGCGTGCTCGGCAGGCTGGACGAGGACCCGGCCTGA
- a CDS encoding ABC transporter substrate-binding protein: MITQVRPAQPVRIGVLVPLTRPGWVEAGRHLLAGLELAAAEVNGAGGIGGRPLELLVRDTAADPQRATAAVEELAELGVAALAGEYHSVVARAAAARADALRVPFLCSSAVLDALTDQPTEWVARLPPPQSHGWRVYADFLLAAGHRRIAVASEPSVYWAAGTRILHDDLAPRGGTVIELDARALTPEAVCDRLVGRRATALLLLTGFPEPAVPIVRSVRRDPRLADLMIGAPAGQPEFARWAASLGDDGTAVPFLRYLPERLGPLGARVDRALGERLGAAPSFVAFEGYDTIAVLADVLRAHGTDRADIAAAWPRVAVEGTRGLIRFSRTPGISVWQWDRAPVRVVDRDPEEPGRFRIRHAE, from the coding sequence ATGATCACCCAGGTGCGTCCGGCGCAGCCGGTCCGGATCGGCGTTCTCGTCCCCCTGACGCGGCCCGGTTGGGTCGAGGCGGGCCGGCACCTGCTGGCGGGCCTGGAGTTGGCCGCCGCCGAGGTCAATGGCGCCGGTGGGATCGGCGGACGCCCCCTCGAACTGCTGGTCCGGGATACCGCGGCCGATCCGCAGCGGGCGACGGCGGCCGTGGAGGAACTGGCCGAACTGGGCGTGGCCGCGCTGGCGGGCGAGTACCACAGCGTCGTCGCCCGCGCCGCGGCCGCCAGAGCCGACGCCCTCCGGGTGCCGTTCCTCTGCTCGTCCGCCGTTCTCGACGCGTTGACCGACCAGCCGACCGAATGGGTTGCGCGGCTCCCTCCGCCGCAGTCCCACGGCTGGCGCGTCTACGCGGACTTCCTCCTCGCGGCGGGCCACCGCCGTATCGCCGTGGCGAGCGAACCTAGCGTCTACTGGGCTGCGGGGACCCGCATCCTGCACGACGATCTCGCACCACGCGGCGGCACGGTCATCGAACTCGACGCACGGGCACTGACTCCCGAGGCCGTGTGCGACCGGCTCGTCGGCCGACGCGCCACGGCCCTGCTGCTCCTGACCGGCTTCCCGGAGCCGGCCGTGCCGATCGTCAGGTCCGTCCGCCGCGACCCGCGCCTCGCCGACCTCATGATCGGCGCTCCGGCCGGACAACCCGAGTTCGCGCGGTGGGCGGCGTCGCTGGGGGACGACGGCACCGCGGTCCCGTTCCTGCGCTATCTGCCCGAGCGTCTCGGTCCACTCGGTGCACGGGTCGACAGGGCCCTCGGCGAGCGGCTGGGCGCGGCGCCCTCCTTCGTGGCCTTCGAGGGCTACGACACGATCGCCGTCCTCGCCGACGTGCTGCGCGCGCACGGCACGGACCGGGCGGACATCGCCGCGGCCTGGCCGCGCGTGGCGGTCGAGGGCACCCGCGGGCTGATCCGCTTCTCCCGCACGCCCGGCATCAGTGTCTGGCAGTGGGACCGGGCGCCGGTCCGCGTCGTCGACCGGGATCCCGAGGAACCGGGCCGCTTCCGGATCCGGCACGCCGAGTGA
- a CDS encoding LLM class flavin-dependent oxidoreductase has product MQFGIFTVGDVATDPHTGRTPTEHERIKAMVAIARKAEEVGLDVFATGEHHNRPFVPSSPTTLLAHVAARTERIILSTSTTLITTNDPVKIAEDYAMLQHLADGRVDLMTGRGNTGPVYPWFGKDIRDGIGLAIENYALLRRLWREDVVNWEGKFRTPLQGFTSTPRPLDGIPPFVWHGSIRSPEIAEQAAYYGDGFFHNNIFWPREHTGKLIDLYRERYAHHGHGTPEQAIVGLGGQVYMRPNSQDAIREFRPVFDHSPVMGGGMPMEEYMEQTPLTVGTPEQVVEKTLSFREYAGDYQRQLFVVDGGGIPLKTALEQIDMLGEQVVPVLREEFARNRPAGVPDAPTHASLLAAHEAERAGSVEPAV; this is encoded by the coding sequence ATGCAGTTCGGCATCTTCACCGTCGGTGACGTGGCGACCGACCCGCACACGGGTCGGACGCCGACCGAGCACGAGCGGATCAAGGCCATGGTCGCGATCGCGCGGAAGGCCGAGGAGGTCGGGCTCGACGTCTTCGCGACCGGTGAGCACCACAACCGGCCGTTCGTGCCCTCGTCGCCCACGACCCTGCTCGCTCACGTCGCCGCGCGCACCGAGCGCATCATCCTGTCGACCTCGACCACGCTGATCACCACGAACGACCCGGTGAAGATCGCCGAGGACTACGCGATGCTCCAGCACCTGGCCGACGGCCGGGTGGACCTGATGACGGGCCGCGGCAACACCGGGCCGGTCTACCCCTGGTTCGGCAAGGACATCCGGGACGGCATCGGCCTCGCCATCGAGAACTACGCCCTGCTGCGCCGGCTGTGGCGCGAGGACGTCGTGAACTGGGAGGGCAAGTTCCGCACGCCGCTCCAGGGGTTCACCTCGACGCCCCGCCCGCTGGACGGCATACCGCCGTTCGTCTGGCACGGCTCCATCCGCTCGCCGGAGATCGCCGAGCAGGCCGCCTACTACGGCGACGGCTTCTTCCACAACAACATCTTCTGGCCCAGGGAACACACCGGGAAGCTGATCGACCTGTACCGGGAGCGGTACGCGCACCACGGCCACGGCACGCCCGAGCAGGCCATCGTGGGACTCGGCGGCCAGGTCTACATGCGCCCCAACTCCCAGGACGCGATCCGTGAGTTCCGCCCGGTCTTCGACCACTCGCCGGTGATGGGAGGCGGGATGCCGATGGAGGAGTACATGGAGCAGACCCCGCTGACCGTCGGCACTCCGGAACAGGTCGTCGAGAAGACGCTCAGCTTCCGCGAGTACGCCGGCGACTACCAGCGCCAGCTGTTCGTCGTGGACGGCGGTGGCATTCCGCTGAAGACGGCGCTCGAACAGATCGACATGCTGGGCGAGCAGGTCGTACCGGTGCTGCGCGAGGAGTTCGCCAGGAACCGCCCGGCCGGCGTGCCCGACGCCCCCACCCATGCCTCCCTGCTCGCCGCCCACGAGGCGGAGCGGGCCGGGAGCGTCGAACCGGCGGTCTGA
- a CDS encoding LacI family DNA-binding transcriptional regulator, which produces MDRPPGMMDVAREAGVSHITVSRVINGHPSVRPETRARVETAIQKLGYRRNSVARALKSRRSSTIGVVVVGSELFELPRILLGVETAAKQAGYWVSLASRQGESTTADLLETLQRLTDQSVEAIAVVADRPDTVEALSGLSLGVPVAVVMSGNAPDPGLSFVEVDQELGARLAVRHLLGLGHRDIAHLTGALRTFDARARVEGWQSELTAAGARGALLEGDFGAESGFRLAHELCAAGGALPTAVFAGNDQMAMGVLAAFAERGVKVPHDVSVVGFDDMKGAGFLVPALTTVRQDFAELGRSAIELLVRRVAGEPAQRHKLTPRLVVRHSTAVPRTDS; this is translated from the coding sequence ATGGACCGGCCGCCGGGCATGATGGACGTGGCCCGGGAGGCCGGCGTCTCGCACATCACCGTCTCCCGTGTCATCAACGGCCACCCCTCGGTCCGGCCGGAGACCAGGGCCCGGGTCGAGACGGCGATCCAGAAGCTGGGATACCGCCGCAACAGCGTCGCCAGGGCCCTCAAGAGCCGGCGTTCCTCGACGATCGGTGTGGTCGTCGTCGGGTCGGAGCTGTTCGAGCTGCCGCGCATCCTCCTCGGTGTGGAGACGGCCGCGAAGCAGGCGGGTTACTGGGTGAGCCTGGCCAGCCGGCAGGGCGAGAGCACCACCGCGGACCTCCTGGAGACGCTGCAACGGCTCACCGACCAGTCGGTGGAGGCGATCGCGGTCGTCGCCGACCGGCCCGACACCGTGGAGGCCCTGTCCGGCCTCTCCCTCGGGGTGCCCGTGGCGGTCGTGATGTCCGGCAACGCGCCCGACCCCGGGCTGAGCTTCGTCGAGGTCGACCAGGAACTCGGCGCCCGGCTCGCGGTCCGGCACCTCCTCGGTCTCGGACACCGCGACATCGCCCACCTCACGGGTGCGCTGCGCACCTTCGACGCGCGGGCCCGGGTCGAGGGCTGGCAGTCCGAACTCACCGCCGCGGGAGCCCGAGGAGCCCTGCTGGAAGGGGACTTCGGCGCGGAGAGCGGGTTCCGTCTCGCGCACGAACTCTGCGCGGCCGGCGGCGCCCTGCCCACCGCCGTCTTCGCGGGCAACGACCAGATGGCCATGGGTGTGCTGGCGGCCTTCGCCGAACGGGGCGTGAAGGTGCCGCACGACGTGTCGGTCGTCGGGTTCGACGACATGAAGGGCGCCGGATTCCTGGTGCCCGCCCTGACCACGGTCCGCCAGGACTTCGCCGAGCTCGGCAGGAGCGCCATCGAACTGCTGGTGCGCAGGGTGGCCGGCGAACCGGCACAGCGGCACAAGCTCACGCCGCGACTCGTCGTGCGGCACAGCACGGCCGTACCGCGTACGGACTCCTGA
- a CDS encoding amidohydrolase, with protein MSHTADLVLTGGPVHTVDPARSRATAVAVRDGRIAAVGHDEVHELIGPRTEVVDLAGKLLIPGFQDAHVHPQGAGLELGLCHLADTVDPDAYLRRIKAYADQHPHAEWITGGGWSLEAFPGGAPTAAALDTVVPDRPVFLPNRDHHGAWVNSRALERAGIDARTPDPADGRIERDADGNPTGMLQEGAAHLVGRLVPDPTPEEQLTALLRAQAVLHSYGVTAWQDAIVGAYTNMTDPAPSYLAALDRGLLTARVVGALWWDRERGAEQIPELIARREELNRGRFRAGTVKVMQDGIAENHTAAMLDPYLTGCGCASDNSGISFVEPDDLRKYVTELDASGFQVHFHALGDRAVREALDAVESARTANGRRDTRHHLAHLQVVHPHDVPRFRDLGASANLQMLWAAHEPQMDELTLPFLGDERGARQYPFGDLLRAGATLAAGSDWPVSSPDPFQAIHVAVNRITPGAPEGTPEFLPGQRLDLGTALAAYTAGSAYVNHLDDVTGSIAVGRAADLVVLDRDPFAGPPEEIAATRVLQTFVEGRRVHTADDA; from the coding sequence ATGTCACACACCGCGGACCTCGTCCTCACCGGCGGACCCGTGCACACCGTCGATCCCGCCCGCAGCCGCGCCACCGCCGTGGCCGTGCGCGACGGGCGGATCGCCGCCGTGGGCCACGACGAGGTGCACGAGCTGATCGGCCCGCGCACCGAAGTCGTCGACCTGGCCGGGAAGCTGCTGATCCCCGGCTTCCAGGACGCGCACGTCCACCCACAGGGCGCGGGCCTCGAACTGGGCCTGTGCCATCTCGCCGACACCGTCGACCCGGACGCGTACCTGCGCCGCATCAAGGCCTACGCCGACCAGCACCCGCACGCCGAGTGGATCACCGGAGGCGGCTGGTCCCTGGAGGCGTTCCCCGGCGGGGCGCCCACCGCCGCGGCCCTCGACACGGTCGTCCCCGACCGGCCCGTCTTCCTGCCCAACCGCGACCACCACGGAGCCTGGGTGAACAGCCGGGCCCTGGAACGCGCGGGCATCGACGCCCGTACCCCGGACCCCGCCGACGGCCGGATCGAACGCGACGCCGACGGCAACCCCACCGGCATGCTCCAGGAGGGCGCCGCCCACCTCGTGGGCAGGCTGGTCCCCGACCCCACCCCGGAGGAACAGCTCACGGCCCTGCTCCGGGCCCAGGCCGTGCTGCACTCGTACGGGGTCACCGCCTGGCAGGACGCCATCGTCGGCGCGTACACCAACATGACCGACCCGGCGCCCTCCTACCTGGCGGCCCTCGACCGCGGCCTGCTCACCGCCCGGGTCGTCGGCGCGCTGTGGTGGGACCGCGAACGGGGCGCCGAACAGATCCCCGAACTCATCGCACGGCGCGAGGAGTTGAACCGGGGCCGGTTCCGCGCGGGGACCGTGAAGGTCATGCAGGACGGCATCGCGGAGAACCACACCGCCGCGATGCTCGACCCCTATCTGACCGGCTGCGGCTGTGCCTCGGACAACAGCGGCATCAGCTTCGTCGAACCGGACGACCTGCGGAAATACGTCACCGAGCTCGACGCGTCCGGTTTCCAGGTCCACTTCCACGCGCTCGGCGACCGCGCGGTGCGCGAGGCCCTCGACGCCGTGGAGTCCGCGCGCACCGCCAACGGCCGGCGGGACACCCGGCACCATCTGGCCCACCTCCAGGTGGTGCACCCGCACGACGTCCCCAGGTTCCGCGACCTGGGCGCGAGCGCCAACCTCCAGATGCTGTGGGCCGCCCACGAACCGCAGATGGACGAACTGACCCTGCCCTTCCTCGGCGACGAGCGCGGGGCACGGCAGTACCCCTTCGGCGACCTGCTGCGGGCCGGTGCCACCCTGGCCGCCGGCAGCGACTGGCCGGTCAGCAGCCCCGACCCGTTCCAGGCCATCCATGTCGCCGTCAACCGGATTACCCCCGGCGCCCCCGAGGGCACCCCGGAGTTCCTCCCCGGGCAGCGCCTCGACCTGGGCACCGCCCTCGCCGCGTACACGGCGGGCAGCGCCTACGTGAACCACCTCGACGACGTCACCGGCAGCATCGCCGTGGGCAGAGCGGCCGATCTCGTCGTCCTCGACCGCGACCCGTTCGCGGGCCCGCCCGAGGAGATCGCCGCCACCCGCGTCCTCCAGACCTTCGTCGAAGGACGGCGGGTGCACACGGCCGACGACGCCTGA
- a CDS encoding VOC family protein, with amino-acid sequence MERVLGIGGYFLRAADPAALSAWYRDHLGLDADENGLWRQEAGPTVFAAFESGTDYFGSRDQQTMLNFRVRDLDAMLAQLRAAGADVDEEIQDMEGVGRFGWVTDPEGRRIELWQPA; translated from the coding sequence ATGGAACGAGTGCTCGGCATCGGCGGCTATTTCCTCAGGGCGGCCGACCCCGCGGCCCTGAGCGCGTGGTACCGCGACCATCTGGGGCTGGACGCCGACGAGAACGGCCTGTGGCGGCAGGAAGCCGGACCCACGGTGTTCGCGGCGTTCGAGTCCGGGACCGACTACTTCGGGTCCCGCGACCAGCAGACCATGCTCAACTTCCGGGTCCGCGACCTGGACGCGATGCTCGCGCAGCTGCGCGCAGCCGGGGCGGACGTCGACGAGGAGATTCAGGACATGGAGGGTGTCGGTCGCTTCGGCTGGGTCACCGACCCGGAGGGTCGTCGCATCGAGCTGTGGCAGCCCGCCTGA
- a CDS encoding tetratricopeptide repeat protein, whose product MTDNLNAYAATGGVAPDRWASALHLFDNGVGVPREESTVERWERARLLFEARDYSAAAKLLAVVVEEAPEQTGPRLLLARAYYHSAQLKRAEDQLRVIVEHDPVEHYAHLMLGRTLQRQGRREEAEPWLRMAGAFVGEFPDDE is encoded by the coding sequence ATGACCGACAACCTCAACGCCTACGCGGCCACCGGCGGCGTGGCGCCCGACCGCTGGGCCAGCGCGCTGCACCTGTTCGACAACGGCGTCGGAGTGCCGCGCGAGGAGAGCACCGTCGAGCGCTGGGAGCGGGCCCGGCTGCTGTTCGAGGCGCGGGACTACAGCGCCGCCGCGAAGCTCCTCGCCGTCGTCGTCGAGGAGGCCCCGGAACAGACCGGACCCCGGCTGCTGCTGGCCCGCGCGTACTACCACTCCGCCCAACTCAAGCGCGCCGAGGACCAGTTGCGTGTGATCGTCGAGCACGATCCGGTGGAGCACTACGCCCACCTGATGCTGGGACGCACGCTCCAGCGCCAGGGCCGCCGGGAGGAAGCGGAGCCCTGGCTGCGGATGGCCGGCGCCTTCGTGGGGGAGTTCCCGGACGACGAGTGA